Proteins encoded together in one Thermophilibacter immobilis window:
- a CDS encoding transporter substrate-binding domain-containing protein codes for MNSSLGRRQFLNIAGGALSASAFLALAGCGSSGAGSSTSSAAPASSATFAGPFVLGFDQEFPPYGYIGDDGNPTGFDIDLATAVCEMEGWEFKPTPINWDSKDAMLNSGQITCIWNGLTIEGREKDYAFTDAYMENRQVVVVRSDSGITSLADLAGKNVVTQTDSAAYYLLVDGGAQADLGASFAKLDTIGDYNTGFMMLGQGSYDAIAVDYPVAVFNIGDKTDEYAMLDESLNSEHFGIGFALGSEALAAKVEADLQKLDAEGKVEEICNKYAGQGVSYTAWCLPKA; via the coding sequence ATGAACAGCAGCCTCGGTCGTCGACAGTTCCTGAACATCGCCGGCGGCGCACTCTCCGCCTCCGCATTCCTCGCACTCGCGGGCTGTGGCTCGAGTGGAGCCGGCAGCTCGACCTCGTCTGCCGCCCCAGCATCGTCGGCGACCTTCGCCGGACCCTTCGTCCTCGGCTTCGACCAGGAGTTTCCGCCGTACGGCTACATCGGCGATGACGGCAACCCGACCGGCTTCGACATCGACCTTGCCACCGCCGTCTGCGAGATGGAGGGCTGGGAGTTCAAGCCGACCCCCATCAACTGGGATTCCAAGGACGCGATGCTCAACTCCGGCCAGATCACCTGCATCTGGAACGGCCTCACCATCGAGGGCCGCGAGAAGGACTACGCCTTCACCGACGCCTACATGGAGAACCGCCAGGTCGTCGTCGTGCGCTCCGACTCCGGTATCACGAGCCTCGCCGACCTCGCCGGCAAGAACGTCGTGACCCAGACCGACTCGGCGGCGTACTACCTGCTCGTCGACGGCGGGGCGCAGGCCGACCTCGGTGCGAGCTTCGCCAAGCTCGACACGATCGGCGACTACAACACCGGCTTCATGATGCTTGGCCAAGGCAGCTATGATGCCATCGCCGTCGACTACCCGGTTGCGGTCTTCAACATCGGTGACAAGACCGACGAGTATGCGATGCTCGACGAGTCACTCAACTCCGAGCACTTCGGTATCGGCTTCGCGCTCGGCAGCGAGGCGCTTGCCGCCAAGGTCGAGGCCGATCTCCAGAAGCTCGACGCCGAGGGCAAGGTCGAGGAGATCTGCAACAAGTACGCCGGCCAGGGCGTCTCCTACACCGCCTGGTGCCTGCCCAAGGCGTAG
- a CDS encoding amino acid ABC transporter permease: MDVSTMLSMLVSGYGTSIVIFALTLLGAVPLGILVALGRLSRFRPLAILMGLYISVMRGTPLMLQMFAVFFLPYYGFGLQTGPDFMFTACIVAFVVNYAAYFAEIYRSGIQSIPRGQYEAAEVLGYSRGQTFVRIVLPQMVKRILPAMGNEVVTLVKDTSLAFSIGVSEMFTVGRALVASQRSMLPFAIAAGIYWLTCLAIEFMLRRAEKRLDYYHD; the protein is encoded by the coding sequence GTGGACGTCTCCACCATGCTCTCAATGCTCGTCTCGGGGTACGGGACCTCGATCGTCATCTTTGCGCTCACCCTGCTGGGGGCGGTCCCCCTGGGCATCCTGGTCGCGCTCGGACGACTCTCGCGCTTCCGACCCCTCGCCATCCTCATGGGCCTGTACATCTCGGTCATGCGCGGCACCCCGCTCATGCTGCAGATGTTCGCCGTGTTCTTCCTGCCATATTACGGCTTCGGCCTGCAGACCGGCCCGGACTTCATGTTCACGGCGTGCATCGTCGCCTTCGTGGTCAACTATGCCGCCTACTTCGCAGAGATCTACCGGTCTGGCATCCAGTCCATCCCGCGCGGTCAGTACGAGGCGGCCGAGGTGCTCGGCTACTCGCGTGGGCAGACCTTCGTGCGCATCGTGCTGCCGCAGATGGTGAAGAGAATCCTGCCTGCCATGGGCAACGAGGTCGTGACGCTGGTCAAGGACACCTCCCTCGCGTTCTCGATCGGGGTCTCCGAGATGTTCACCGTCGGTCGTGCGCTCGTGGCGAGCCAGCGCAGCATGCTGCCCTTCGCCATTGCCGCGGGCATCTACTGGCTTACCTGCCTGGCCATCGAGTTTATGCTGCGCCGCGCCGAGAAGAGGCTGGACTACTACCATGACTAG
- a CDS encoding amino acid ABC transporter ATP-binding protein — translation MTSASADRPGAAVRVSGARKSFGGREVLGGVDFSIGRGEVVSLIGPSGAGKSTMLRCLTLLDTLDQGSISYGDLVVCSGDDGARYDRAAMRAARMRFGLVFQDYNLFPHRTVLQNVMDAPVVVQGRDRMEVESQARELIATLDLAEHADKVPCQLSGGQQQRVAIARALCMNPDVMYFDEATSALDPRLTKDMHDLIRQLADKGMAVGIVTHEMGFAQTVSDRVCLLFDGQIVEDGSPEQLLEHPRDERSRIFLSLSAD, via the coding sequence ATGACTAGTGCGAGTGCCGATAGGCCCGGGGCGGCCGTCCGCGTGTCCGGTGCCAGGAAGTCGTTCGGTGGACGAGAGGTGCTGGGCGGGGTCGACTTCTCGATCGGTCGCGGCGAGGTCGTCTCGCTCATCGGCCCGTCGGGGGCCGGAAAGTCCACGATGCTGCGCTGCCTCACCCTTCTCGATACCCTCGACCAGGGCAGCATCAGCTACGGCGACCTCGTGGTCTGCTCCGGCGATGACGGGGCGCGCTACGACAGGGCCGCGATGCGGGCTGCACGCATGCGTTTTGGCCTCGTCTTCCAGGACTACAACCTCTTCCCGCACCGCACGGTGCTGCAGAACGTCATGGACGCGCCGGTCGTGGTCCAGGGGAGGGATCGCATGGAGGTCGAATCCCAGGCACGCGAGCTTATCGCAACGCTCGACCTCGCGGAACATGCCGACAAGGTCCCCTGCCAGCTCTCGGGCGGGCAGCAGCAGCGCGTTGCCATCGCGCGGGCGCTGTGCATGAACCCGGATGTCATGTACTTCGACGAGGCAACGTCCGCGCTTGACCCCAGGCTGACCAAGGACATGCACGACCTCATTCGCCAGCTGGCAGACAAGGGCATGGCGGTCGGGATCGTCACGCATGAGATGGGCTTCGCGCAGACGGTGTCGGACCGCGTCTGCCTGCTGTTCGACGGCCAGATCGTCGAGGATGGCAGTCCGGAGCAGCTGCTCGAGCACCCGCGCGACGAGCGCTCGCGCATCTTCCTCAGCCTCTCGGCCGACTAG